From a single Collibacillus ludicampi genomic region:
- a CDS encoding baseplate J/gp47 family protein — translation MYKTFDQIVSEMQADMIAAGSQATDFTDGSQIQTLIAVTARALQNQWYMLEQLVELFFVISSEGPFLNLRVQERGISRKQGIASTGNVVFTRTTPSPIGSLVPAGTVFSTLDGSVEVRVTQDVNLASGWTTGSAPVQCTVVGKIGNLPEGTPLQIAGPAISGLQTIAVGPGGLTGGVDTETDDELRARYLELIRNPVDGGTPADYLIWAKGVTGVTNASVFPLARGNGTVDILVSDGGIPSQDLINNVQNVINENRPVGADARVIPPTAHTIDVVISVTLAPGYTLASVQTPVMQAIQNYISSIPIGGVVRVMGMADAVFKVPGVIDCSINTPSSNIALGNQELAVAGTITVQQSS, via the coding sequence GTGTATAAGACGTTTGACCAAATTGTTTCTGAGATGCAAGCGGATATGATCGCAGCGGGATCACAGGCAACGGACTTTACGGATGGTTCGCAGATTCAAACGCTGATCGCCGTTACAGCCCGTGCTTTGCAGAATCAATGGTACATGCTTGAACAACTGGTGGAGCTCTTTTTCGTCATCTCGAGTGAAGGGCCATTCCTTAATTTACGAGTACAAGAGCGAGGGATTTCAAGGAAACAAGGGATTGCATCGACAGGAAATGTTGTTTTTACGCGAACAACTCCCAGTCCGATCGGATCACTGGTGCCGGCAGGAACCGTCTTCTCTACATTAGATGGTTCTGTGGAGGTAAGAGTCACTCAGGACGTAAACCTAGCGAGTGGATGGACAACAGGTTCGGCTCCGGTGCAATGCACAGTGGTTGGTAAGATCGGCAACCTTCCTGAAGGGACTCCCTTGCAAATTGCAGGCCCTGCGATTAGTGGTCTTCAAACGATTGCTGTAGGACCTGGAGGGCTCACTGGGGGTGTAGATACGGAGACTGATGATGAGTTACGAGCTCGTTATCTTGAATTGATTCGGAATCCTGTTGACGGCGGAACGCCAGCAGATTATCTCATATGGGCTAAAGGGGTTACTGGGGTCACAAACGCGTCGGTCTTTCCACTTGCACGCGGAAATGGGACCGTGGATATTCTCGTATCTGACGGCGGAATTCCATCGCAAGACCTTATTAACAACGTACAAAATGTGATCAACGAGAATCGTCCAGTGGGGGCGGATGCTCGGGTGATTCCGCCGACGGCTCATACAATTGATGTTGTAATTTCTGTCACACTAGCTCCTGGTTATACCCTTGCCAGTGTGCAAACACCAGTTATGCAGGCAATTCAAAACTATATATCATCTATACCGATCGGTGGAGTTGTGAGAGTTATGGGTATGGCCGATGCGGTGTTCAAAGTACCAGGAGTCATCGATTGCAGCATCAATACACCATCGTCAAACATTGCTCTCGGGAATCAGGAACTAGCCGTAGCTGGTACCATTACCGTTCAACAGTCCTCATAG
- a CDS encoding phage tail tape measure protein produces MAGTTSFVISMILTAVNQMSPAITQAVRNMRMYQNVINEVNRSSNKESWFNTAIQRAEQFGKKLKDAQDSMEKLVKSGEKNIFAGTAMALPLVGAIKSASNVENIQTSLRLTGMSQTEVDNLTKQAQETMRRTMFNTAQVLGIDRSLAQVGMDYKKIQSVGTTATYLAELEANRNGADPNETAKQFAQITEQLGISLNPQKVNEMADIVNRIATVTSASVATLSDSSRYFNLVGKIQGLKPEDIVMTQGLAARFGLEGSIGGTHLKDFFERLNPYTHMGPHGSAQLEAFAQLGWLNGVKRDKKGKIVGFSGDVFHDAQGNLVSAAKIFSILGETYKKSGNREQFTALLTRVLGQQGQDIAAAIAQNPEAFAMLVEQLSKVLPVEESISEYQKTFNQQFHAFTSTLADFGRQIGTLVLPGLTSFITRLNASLPAVQGFIDKHKVLIKDFVYAWGALAGFKIGKGIFKIAIGAPLKDLIGFGRFLTGIGKTSLKVARDVKGFIDAFRYFKQGSGFVSALWKAIAFGRPILNRLTVLMTQLGLRGGLALLKLQLAAGRALTLLGSGMRATLLIAKGIGMGLAAPFYTLGRGIIKVVPQVVMFGGRLLWLGAQAMAMGIRMATAWLIGLGPVGWIIAGVIALVVAFIAAWKTNFLGLRTWLIGFWNGVKTVFWNFVIWVKTVGTNIVQGIWEGIRSMGSWLASNLKSFVSNYITGPIKSLLGIHSPSRVFAGYGLNIVQGLSNGINDNARRAEMASRNLAKRVAIAPGISGGTRGGSSSRIHVEQHFHIQSIDPKKAAREASRLNDKYWRSRDPRLMRALGRV; encoded by the coding sequence GCGCAAGACTCCATGGAGAAGCTTGTGAAGTCCGGGGAGAAGAATATATTTGCGGGTACAGCCATGGCACTTCCGTTGGTAGGGGCGATCAAGTCTGCGTCAAACGTGGAGAATATACAAACCTCTTTACGCTTGACTGGTATGTCGCAAACAGAAGTAGATAATCTCACAAAGCAAGCACAAGAGACCATGAGGAGAACGATGTTTAACACGGCGCAAGTTCTTGGGATTGATCGTTCGCTTGCTCAAGTGGGAATGGATTATAAAAAGATTCAAAGCGTGGGCACAACAGCAACATATTTAGCTGAACTCGAGGCCAATCGAAACGGCGCTGATCCGAACGAGACAGCGAAGCAGTTTGCGCAGATTACGGAACAACTAGGTATCAGCTTGAATCCTCAAAAGGTCAATGAGATGGCGGATATAGTTAATAGGATTGCAACCGTTACGAGCGCAAGTGTGGCAACGTTATCGGATAGCTCTCGTTATTTCAACCTTGTTGGCAAAATCCAAGGTCTGAAGCCCGAAGATATTGTAATGACACAGGGGTTGGCAGCCCGATTTGGATTGGAAGGATCTATCGGAGGTACACACTTGAAGGACTTTTTTGAAAGGTTGAATCCCTATACGCATATGGGACCGCACGGGTCGGCACAACTAGAAGCTTTCGCTCAATTAGGATGGTTAAATGGTGTAAAGAGAGACAAGAAAGGAAAAATCGTGGGCTTCTCAGGTGATGTGTTCCATGATGCTCAAGGTAACCTTGTTAGTGCGGCAAAAATCTTCAGCATTTTGGGAGAAACATATAAAAAATCGGGAAATAGAGAGCAGTTTACAGCACTTCTAACTCGAGTATTAGGGCAACAGGGTCAAGATATAGCGGCTGCTATTGCTCAAAATCCCGAAGCTTTCGCAATGTTGGTAGAACAGTTATCAAAAGTCCTTCCAGTGGAAGAGAGTATTAGTGAATATCAAAAGACGTTTAATCAACAATTTCATGCTTTCACTTCTACTCTTGCAGACTTTGGCAGGCAAATTGGAACTCTTGTTCTCCCAGGATTAACCTCATTCATTACTCGTTTGAATGCTTCCTTACCAGCGGTACAAGGTTTCATAGATAAACATAAAGTTCTGATTAAAGACTTTGTATATGCTTGGGGAGCACTTGCGGGATTCAAAATTGGAAAAGGCATTTTTAAGATCGCTATTGGCGCTCCATTAAAAGATCTTATCGGTTTTGGTAGATTCCTCACTGGGATCGGTAAAACAAGCCTAAAAGTTGCTCGTGATGTCAAAGGTTTTATCGATGCATTCCGTTATTTCAAACAAGGTTCCGGCTTCGTAAGTGCTTTGTGGAAGGCAATTGCTTTTGGTCGGCCAATTCTAAATCGATTAACTGTGTTGATGACCCAGTTAGGATTACGAGGTGGTTTAGCATTACTAAAGCTTCAACTTGCTGCAGGTAGAGCTCTTACGTTATTAGGCTCTGGTATGCGTGCGACACTTTTGATTGCAAAAGGAATCGGTATGGGGTTAGCAGCTCCCTTCTACACTCTAGGAAGAGGAATTATAAAAGTCGTGCCTCAGGTTGTGATGTTTGGCGGCAGACTTCTTTGGCTCGGCGCGCAAGCCATGGCGATGGGAATTCGCATGGCGACAGCATGGCTCATCGGTCTTGGTCCAGTTGGTTGGATTATCGCCGGAGTAATCGCTCTTGTCGTAGCATTCATAGCCGCATGGAAAACGAATTTCTTGGGATTACGTACATGGCTCATTGGATTCTGGAACGGTGTTAAAACCGTGTTCTGGAACTTCGTCATATGGGTGAAAACGGTGGGAACCAACATCGTGCAAGGGATCTGGGAAGGGATTAGGTCAATGGGATCCTGGTTGGCAAGCAACCTGAAATCATTTGTCAGCAATTACATCACGGGGCCAATCAAGTCGCTTCTTGGCATTCATTCACCTTCTCGCGTATTTGCTGGATATGGACTCAACATCGTACAGGGTTTGAGCAACGGTATCAATGATAACGCCCGTCGGGCTGAAATGGCTTCACGTAATCTGGCCAAACGGGTTGCAATTGCTCCTGGTATTAGTGGGGGAACTCGAGGGGGATCCAGCTCTCGAATCCATGTCGAGCAACATTTTCATATTCAGTCCATTGATCCGAAGAAGGCGGCTCGCGAAGCCAGTCGGTTGAACGATAAGTACTGGCGCTCTCGGGATCCGCGATTAATGCGTGCATTGGGGAGGGTGTGA
- a CDS encoding phage late control D family protein, translated as MGEPRCIVQVDGKTVLPEDVTECDIENTLYMAADSFEITLTNDDLKSDWFRKKQQVKVYLGYVENPSHWYLHELDHVFTGMIDGVKPKWNSQDGQVVQLIGRDYSAPMIDTQFSIAYANRTSSQIARMMAVKYGLKPIITETTEILPKDVYQDKKEWEILQTLAAREGFVCYVTKDLELYFGPRQEADETVVATISAKGSGLSGSSIEFDDSSVGVYNKVTVLHWHKKQLIEGSAQNDDLIKAMNGQVVEKVVTDSKATSVDLANKIAANYLHEYSRQAITGIIEDLPGNTVFVAEKKVKITDAGRFSGIYYIEKVRHKFGKQSGFTSSLDLTNIRPDDAEQYKEDLYPKDRYSMSKSGYVAKGSI; from the coding sequence ATGGGAGAACCGCGGTGTATTGTACAGGTGGATGGGAAAACCGTTTTGCCTGAAGATGTGACTGAATGTGATATCGAAAACACTCTTTACATGGCGGCAGATAGCTTTGAAATCACACTTACAAATGATGATTTGAAAAGTGATTGGTTCCGGAAGAAGCAACAAGTCAAAGTGTATCTCGGCTATGTAGAAAACCCGTCACATTGGTATTTGCATGAACTAGACCATGTGTTTACCGGCATGATTGATGGAGTAAAGCCGAAGTGGAACTCACAAGATGGACAAGTCGTTCAACTGATTGGCCGTGATTACTCGGCCCCCATGATCGACACACAGTTCAGCATTGCCTATGCGAATAGAACTTCTAGCCAAATTGCACGAATGATGGCTGTAAAATACGGCCTGAAACCAATTATTACAGAGACAACAGAAATTCTTCCTAAAGACGTGTACCAGGACAAAAAGGAATGGGAAATCTTGCAAACTCTCGCGGCTCGCGAGGGTTTTGTTTGTTATGTGACCAAAGATCTTGAATTGTATTTTGGTCCTCGTCAGGAAGCGGACGAAACGGTTGTTGCAACGATCTCAGCAAAAGGATCGGGTCTTTCAGGTAGCAGTATCGAGTTTGATGATAGCTCGGTGGGGGTCTATAACAAAGTAACTGTGTTGCATTGGCACAAAAAACAGTTGATCGAGGGCAGTGCACAAAATGATGATCTGATTAAGGCCATGAACGGGCAGGTCGTCGAGAAAGTGGTCACTGATTCGAAAGCTACTAGCGTTGACCTTGCAAACAAAATTGCGGCAAACTACTTGCACGAATACTCACGACAAGCAATCACAGGAATCATTGAGGATCTACCGGGTAACACCGTGTTTGTTGCTGAGAAGAAAGTCAAGATTACGGATGCCGGCCGGTTCTCAGGTATCTATTACATTGAGAAGGTGAGACATAAGTTTGGCAAACAAAGTGGCTTCACGTCATCTTTGGATCTAACTAACATCCGTCCCGATGACGCGGAGCAATACAAAGAAGACTTATACCCGAAAGATCGATACTCTATGAGCAAAAGCGGCTATGTAGCAAAGGGGTCGATTTGA
- a CDS encoding putative phage tail protein: MAYYDDFVSWLPPSFLGEDAKTLKAFLKALGRQFDDLEAATDDVRNQFFVPTATWALDQYEAEYAIKLVDGGTYPERRNNVMAKMRGGIGATPAAIMNVLAAYGYQTQIIEDFPNYQFTIKFTDFKGIPSNMGDLKLLLNSMIPAHLKVLYQYLYNVYADFNGKYTYGQMNSSGLTYQDLQTKTP; this comes from the coding sequence ATGGCTTACTATGATGACTTTGTCAGCTGGTTGCCTCCTTCTTTTTTAGGGGAGGATGCTAAAACATTGAAAGCTTTCTTAAAAGCCTTGGGCAGACAGTTCGATGATCTTGAGGCGGCCACCGATGACGTGAGGAATCAATTTTTCGTTCCAACGGCCACATGGGCATTGGATCAATATGAAGCTGAATATGCGATCAAATTGGTGGATGGTGGAACATATCCGGAACGAAGAAACAATGTTATGGCCAAAATGCGGGGAGGGATCGGTGCTACACCGGCGGCTATCATGAATGTACTTGCGGCATATGGGTACCAGACGCAGATCATCGAGGACTTCCCAAACTATCAATTCACTATCAAGTTCACAGATTTCAAGGGAATCCCGAGTAATATGGGCGATCTCAAGTTGCTTCTTAACTCCATGATACCCGCTCATTTGAAGGTTCTTTATCAGTATCTCTATAACGTGTACGCAGACTTCAACGGTAAGTACACCTATGGGCAAATGAATAGTAGCGGATTAACCTACCAAGATCTCCAGACGAAAACGCCATAA
- a CDS encoding LysM peptidoglycan-binding domain-containing protein, whose protein sequence is MDQVKLRIGNFTFQLSPREELDFDFTRAIAKLDSVGSPTYQDIGIDEKTLKLQGALIGTDAWTQAELLETMMDNGVPLTLLFGPIQRTVRISALNPKLKRFDYVTYDMDLIIIPTKSSYQGDASPQSSSTLQTNTPAATSTESIRQYADKTVTIKQGDTLWGLAQKEYGRGDLWPVLAKINGVKNERALQIGQTLKIPSNSLIQKALDAYNNRISAIITDEGIAYLQTLEAKG, encoded by the coding sequence GTGGATCAGGTTAAGCTTCGCATCGGTAACTTCACGTTTCAACTCTCACCCAGAGAAGAGTTAGATTTCGACTTCACACGAGCCATTGCCAAATTAGATTCGGTGGGATCCCCGACCTATCAGGATATTGGGATCGATGAAAAAACACTCAAACTGCAAGGGGCTTTGATTGGCACGGATGCCTGGACGCAAGCGGAACTCTTGGAAACCATGATGGATAACGGGGTTCCACTGACACTACTTTTTGGCCCGATTCAGCGAACGGTTCGAATCTCGGCACTAAATCCTAAGCTAAAGCGGTTTGATTATGTCACCTATGACATGGATTTGATCATCATCCCCACTAAGAGTTCATATCAGGGGGATGCGTCACCGCAATCATCTTCTACTCTACAGACAAATACTCCTGCAGCGACGAGCACGGAGTCGATCCGTCAGTATGCAGATAAGACGGTAACGATCAAACAAGGGGATACCCTCTGGGGACTTGCTCAGAAGGAATATGGCCGAGGGGATTTATGGCCAGTCTTAGCAAAAATCAATGGGGTGAAGAATGAAAGAGCGTTGCAGATCGGACAAACACTTAAAATTCCGTCCAACTCTTTGATCCAGAAGGCTTTGGACGCTTATAACAATAGGATAAGCGCCATCATCACTGACGAAGGGATCGCTTATCTACAGACTCTGGAGGCTAAGGGCTAA